In Candidatus Methylopumilus universalis, one DNA window encodes the following:
- a CDS encoding COX15/CtaA family protein, giving the protein MNLFKKITLFTTIMTFCLIVLGAYVRLSDAGLGCPDWPGCFGTLTVPESQLAIEKAQHTFPGQVIENDKAWKEMVHRYVAGLLGLLILSIAYLAYKNKKSLKVNILVPFTLLGIVFFQAMLGMLTVTLLLKPIIVSAHLIGGMATLAILTYLSYEHFNKNSKLILKKSIIFYMARFGLILIFMQIFLGGWTSTNYAGLACTDFPTCHGQWIPDMDFKNAFNIFRNLGQTSEGAPISLNALHAIQWIHRVGAITVVIYFGYLSYALMKYKQLRFEAILLLIILAAQFVIGVANLILHLPMVLAVSHNLTAALLVIIITILNSKIKKQYA; this is encoded by the coding sequence ATGAATCTTTTTAAAAAAATTACTTTATTTACAACAATTATGACATTTTGCTTAATTGTTTTAGGCGCCTATGTAAGGCTGTCTGATGCTGGTTTAGGTTGCCCAGATTGGCCAGGATGTTTTGGAACGCTAACAGTGCCAGAAAGCCAACTGGCTATTGAAAAAGCCCAACATACTTTTCCAGGTCAGGTTATAGAAAATGACAAAGCTTGGAAGGAAATGGTTCATAGATATGTGGCAGGCCTATTGGGGCTTTTAATTTTATCAATTGCATATTTGGCTTATAAAAATAAAAAATCACTTAAAGTGAACATCCTTGTTCCTTTCACTCTTCTGGGTATTGTATTTTTTCAAGCTATGTTAGGAATGCTTACAGTTACACTTTTACTCAAGCCTATTATTGTTAGTGCCCATTTAATAGGTGGCATGGCAACTTTAGCTATACTCACCTATCTAAGCTACGAACATTTCAACAAAAATTCAAAATTAATTCTAAAGAAAAGCATAATTTTTTATATGGCAAGGTTTGGCCTTATTCTGATTTTTATGCAAATATTTTTAGGTGGTTGGACAAGCACTAATTATGCTGGTCTCGCTTGTACAGATTTTCCGACCTGCCATGGTCAATGGATCCCTGATATGGACTTTAAGAATGCGTTTAATATTTTCAGAAATCTAGGCCAAACTTCTGAAGGGGCTCCAATTAGCCTTAACGCACTACATGCAATTCAATGGATACACAGAGTAGGCGCTATAACTGTAGTTATTTATTTTGGCTATTTATCTTATGCATTGATGAAATATAAACAATTGAGATTTGAAGCAATCCTTCTATTAATTATATTGGCAGCCCAATTTGTTATTGGAGTTGCTAACTTGATTCTTCATCTCCCAATGGTCTTAGCTGTTAGTCATAATCTAACAGCAGCTTTACTAGTTATCATAATAACAATATTAAATTCAAAAATTAAAAAACAATATGCTTAA
- the ctaD gene encoding cytochrome c oxidase subunit I, whose protein sequence is MSTIAHADHDHHDHKPTGIKRWLFSTNHKDIGTMYLVFSLIMFFIGGAMAMVIRAELFQPGLQFVDPQFYNSMVTVHALVMIFGAVMPAGVGLANWMIPIMIGAPDMALPRMNNMSFWIMPFAFALLLGTLFMEGGGPAGGWTMYPPLVLQTGKAFPYLIFAVHFLGISSIMGAINIIATVFNMRAPGMTLMRLPLFVWTWVITAFLLIASMPVLAGAVTMLLTDKYFGTSFFNAAGGGDPVLFQHIFWFFGHPEVYILALPAFGIVSQIIPTFARKPLFGYASMVYATASIAILSFFVWAHHMFTVGLPINGELFFMYATMLIAVPTGVKVFNWVATMWRGAMTFETPMLFALAFVILFTIGGFSGLMLGITPVDFQYHDTYFVVAHFHYVLLTGAVFALMASVYYWLPKWTGNMYDEKLAKVHFWLSTIFANVLFFPQHFLGLAGMPRRIPDYSVQFADFNMVSSLGGFAYGISQLLFVYIVIKCVLGGKKATGQVWEGARGLEWTLSSPPPYHSFTKPPKVTKALMDY, encoded by the coding sequence ATGAGCACAATAGCACACGCCGATCACGATCATCACGATCATAAGCCCACAGGCATTAAACGTTGGTTGTTTTCAACAAACCATAAAGACATAGGTACGATGTATCTCGTGTTTTCATTGATTATGTTCTTTATTGGCGGCGCAATGGCGATGGTTATTCGTGCAGAGTTATTTCAACCAGGGCTTCAGTTTGTAGACCCCCAATTTTATAACTCGATGGTTACTGTGCATGCGCTTGTAATGATTTTCGGAGCTGTTATGCCTGCTGGAGTCGGTCTTGCTAATTGGATGATACCTATTATGATTGGCGCTCCGGACATGGCCCTTCCTCGTATGAATAATATGAGTTTTTGGATTATGCCTTTTGCTTTTGCACTTCTTTTGGGCACTTTATTTATGGAAGGTGGAGGCCCTGCAGGCGGCTGGACTATGTACCCTCCTCTTGTTCTTCAAACAGGAAAAGCATTTCCGTATTTAATCTTTGCGGTTCATTTCCTAGGTATCTCATCTATTATGGGTGCAATTAATATTATTGCGACAGTTTTCAATATGAGAGCGCCAGGTATGACATTAATGAGATTGCCTTTGTTTGTCTGGACTTGGGTGATTACAGCCTTTTTACTTATTGCCTCTATGCCAGTTTTAGCAGGTGCCGTAACAATGCTCTTAACAGATAAATATTTTGGCACAAGCTTTTTTAATGCTGCCGGTGGCGGTGACCCAGTATTGTTCCAGCATATTTTCTGGTTCTTCGGACATCCAGAAGTTTATATTTTAGCCCTACCAGCTTTCGGAATCGTATCTCAAATTATCCCGACTTTTGCTCGTAAGCCACTTTTCGGATATGCATCTATGGTTTATGCCACAGCATCAATTGCAATTCTTTCTTTCTTTGTATGGGCGCATCATATGTTTACAGTTGGGCTTCCTATCAACGGCGAATTATTTTTCATGTATGCAACGATGTTAATTGCTGTTCCGACAGGCGTTAAAGTATTTAATTGGGTAGCTACAATGTGGAGAGGCGCTATGACTTTTGAGACTCCCATGCTATTTGCATTGGCATTTGTAATTTTATTTACAATTGGGGGCTTTTCAGGGCTTATGTTAGGCATTACGCCAGTTGACTTCCAATATCATGACACTTACTTTGTTGTAGCTCATTTCCATTATGTCTTATTAACAGGTGCAGTATTTGCTCTAATGGCATCTGTTTATTATTGGCTTCCTAAATGGACTGGCAACATGTATGACGAGAAATTAGCTAAGGTACATTTCTGGTTATCGACCATTTTTGCAAATGTACTTTTCTTCCCACAACACTTTTTAGGTTTAGCCGGTATGCCAAGAAGAATTCCAGATTACAGTGTTCAGTTTGCAGATTTTAATATGGTTTCAAGCCTTGGCGGTTTTGCTTACGGCATTTCACAGTTGTTATTCGTATACATAGTTATCAAATGTGTCCTAGGCGGCAAAAAAGCTACAGGTCAAGTTTGGGAAGGCGCACGCGGTTTGGAGTGGACATTGAGCTCACCTCCGCCATACCATTCATTCACTAAGCCACCAAAAGTCACAAAAGCTTTAATGGACTATTAA
- a CDS encoding cytochrome c oxidase subunit 3, with product MASKDIYFVPESSKWPIVGSLALFTTFVGSAMLLNQSPNAKYVFIAGIAAVIYMFAGWFSNVIAESLSGKYNKQVDISFRMGMGWFILSEVMFFAAFFGALFYARVLSVPWLSGEGHGVVTHQFLWPAFKASWPMSVMPNPTNFTVYKDTIPAFGLPAVNTLILLISGVTVTFAHWALKKAQRNYLNIWLAVTVALGALFVYLQATEYHHAYTELSLKLSSGIYGSTFFLLTGFHGFHVTMGAVMLAVILLRSIKGHFTKNDHFAFEAVAWYWHFVDVVWLGLFIFVYWL from the coding sequence ATGGCAAGCAAAGATATCTATTTTGTTCCAGAGTCAAGCAAATGGCCAATAGTCGGCAGCCTTGCTCTCTTTACTACATTCGTAGGTTCAGCGATGTTATTAAATCAATCGCCCAATGCAAAGTATGTCTTTATTGCTGGCATAGCAGCAGTAATTTATATGTTTGCAGGATGGTTTTCAAATGTAATAGCTGAGAGCCTTTCAGGGAAATATAATAAACAAGTAGATATTAGCTTCAGAATGGGCATGGGCTGGTTTATTCTTTCAGAAGTTATGTTTTTTGCAGCTTTTTTTGGTGCGCTATTTTATGCTCGTGTATTATCTGTGCCTTGGCTTAGTGGTGAAGGTCATGGAGTAGTAACGCATCAGTTTTTATGGCCAGCGTTTAAAGCATCTTGGCCTATGTCAGTGATGCCAAATCCAACCAATTTTACGGTTTATAAAGACACTATCCCGGCATTTGGCTTGCCCGCAGTTAATACCTTAATACTTTTAATAAGTGGGGTGACAGTTACATTTGCTCATTGGGCTTTAAAAAAAGCACAAAGAAATTATCTTAATATCTGGCTTGCTGTTACGGTCGCATTAGGTGCATTATTTGTGTACTTGCAAGCAACCGAGTATCACCATGCTTACACCGAATTAAGTTTAAAACTTAGTTCTGGAATATATGGATCTACATTTTTCTTACTTACAGGATTCCATGGTTTTCATGTAACGATGGGAGCTGTGATGTTAGCAGTGATTCTATTGAGATCAATTAAAGGACATTTTACAAAAAATGATCATTTTGCTTTTGAGGCTGTCGCTTGGTATTGGCACTTTGTGGATGTGGTTTGGCTAGGTTTGTTTATATTTGTATATTGGCTTTAA
- a CDS encoding DUF2970 domain-containing protein, translating into MLNIIKSILSAFFGIQNNRRFSQDDAFVEKHGIKYFVIIGFLVAILLLLTLAILVGIILNHIK; encoded by the coding sequence ATGCTTAATATCATCAAAAGTATCCTATCGGCTTTTTTCGGCATCCAAAATAATAGAAGATTTTCTCAGGATGATGCTTTTGTTGAAAAGCATGGGATAAAGTATTTTGTGATTATAGGTTTTTTAGTGGCAATTCTTTTGCTATTAACGCTTGCAATTTTAGTAGGTATTATTTTGAACCATATTAAATAA
- the coxB gene encoding cytochrome c oxidase subunit II — protein MHLNKSMARFLSNFIVIVSALFLLSPDILHAAWGLNMREGATPISQDVYNMHMTSLYVVTVIGILVFGVMFWSIFHHRKSKGVKPAKFSHSTTVEVIWTLIPFAIIVALAIPATKLLARMDDTSKSEITIKATGYQWKWKYDYIDEDITIYSNLAADSVDASQRNSGIDPKTADNYLLNTDTALVLPVGKKIRIMTTANDVIHAWWVPDLGWKRDAIPGFINDNWTVINKEGVYRGQCAEICGKGHGYMPIVVKAVPEKQYLAWVQETKLALKSKKDSGDKELSMDELKSKGEAVYKANCLACHQANGQGIKGVFPSIDGSPLANLKENIPAHIHQVIYGKGNMPAFGEQLSDTDIASVVTFTRNNWGNKTGDIIQPKDVAAGRKK, from the coding sequence ATGCACTTGAATAAAAGTATGGCTAGATTTTTATCTAATTTCATAGTTATCGTCTCAGCACTATTCTTATTAAGCCCCGATATATTACATGCTGCTTGGGGTTTAAATATGAGAGAGGGAGCTACCCCTATAAGTCAAGATGTTTATAACATGCATATGACTTCTTTATATGTAGTTACTGTCATTGGTATTTTGGTGTTTGGTGTGATGTTTTGGTCAATATTCCATCATCGTAAGTCGAAAGGCGTCAAACCAGCAAAATTTTCACACAGCACAACCGTTGAAGTAATTTGGACTCTTATACCTTTTGCTATCATTGTTGCATTGGCAATACCTGCAACTAAACTTCTTGCAAGGATGGATGACACTTCAAAATCTGAAATCACTATCAAAGCAACAGGGTATCAATGGAAATGGAAATATGACTACATAGATGAGGATATTACTATTTACAGTAATTTGGCCGCTGATAGTGTTGATGCTAGCCAGAGGAATTCAGGTATTGATCCAAAGACTGCAGATAACTATTTACTAAATACTGATACAGCTCTTGTACTTCCTGTTGGTAAAAAAATTAGAATTATGACAACAGCGAACGATGTTATTCATGCTTGGTGGGTGCCTGATCTAGGCTGGAAAAGAGACGCTATCCCAGGATTCATTAATGACAACTGGACGGTAATTAATAAAGAAGGTGTTTATCGCGGGCAGTGCGCTGAAATTTGCGGCAAAGGACATGGATATATGCCCATTGTTGTAAAGGCTGTTCCAGAAAAACAATACTTAGCTTGGGTTCAAGAAACAAAACTTGCATTAAAATCTAAAAAAGATAGTGGCGATAAAGAGCTGTCAATGGATGAGTTAAAATCTAAAGGTGAAGCGGTTTATAAAGCAAATTGTCTAGCTTGTCATCAAGCAAATGGACAAGGTATTAAGGGAGTTTTCCCATCAATTGATGGCAGCCCTCTTGCAAACCTAAAGGAAAATATACCAGCTCATATTCATCAAGTTATTTATGGAAAGGGAAATATGCCAGCTTTTGGCGAGCAACTATCGGACACTGATATTGCCTCAGTAGTTACTTTCACAAGAAATAATTGGGGTAATAAAACAGGCGATATTATTCAGCCTAAAGATGTAGCAGCAGGCAGAAAGAAATAA
- a CDS encoding SCO family protein encodes MILSDILKSRLKLIGIVLLFVMPVVYAWYLVFFTNYKMHTKGVEHGLLISPIIQVGDFELFEPISQEKYQLIGKWTLVSFVENKCEKACEFQLYELRQIWLALGKDGNKIQRLAIVKDKNLISSEQIKLSQGHLFLKEDKDSKDRLNSRIKSYPAFDSESIYLIDPYGNLMMQYKKGTNPSGIIKDIERLIRISK; translated from the coding sequence ATGATCTTAAGCGATATTCTTAAGTCACGGTTAAAACTAATTGGTATTGTATTGTTATTTGTTATGCCTGTAGTTTATGCATGGTATTTAGTTTTTTTTACAAATTACAAAATGCATACAAAAGGAGTAGAGCATGGACTCTTAATTAGTCCAATTATTCAGGTTGGTGATTTCGAGTTATTTGAACCGATAAGCCAAGAAAAATATCAATTAATTGGTAAATGGACATTAGTTTCCTTCGTGGAAAATAAATGTGAGAAGGCGTGTGAGTTTCAATTATATGAGTTAAGACAAATTTGGCTTGCATTAGGTAAAGATGGCAATAAAATTCAAAGGCTAGCTATAGTTAAAGATAAAAATTTAATTTCATCTGAACAGATTAAATTGAGCCAAGGCCACCTCTTTTTGAAAGAAGATAAAGATTCAAAAGATAGACTAAATAGTCGAATTAAATCTTATCCAGCCTTTGATAGCGAATCTATCTATCTGATAGATCCTTATGGAAATTTGATGATGCAATATAAAAAAGGAACGAATCCATCTGGAATAATTAAAGATATAGAACGATTAATAAGAATTTCAAAATAA
- a CDS encoding cytochrome c oxidase assembly protein, with product MIKFGGIKRTTVYLTLLTVVMFGFGYALVPLYDVFCEVTGLNGKTGRIYNAEASKLIVDTQRFVTIHFDSNINGNLAWKLKADQKFLKVNPGKFYVVTYTVENMISEEIIGQAIPSVTPQIASLYLKKSECFCFRNQVLKPGESKKLTVRFEVDKDIPKNVESLTLSYTFFRALKDDKKAS from the coding sequence ATGATTAAATTTGGCGGCATTAAGCGAACAACTGTTTATTTAACGCTGCTCACAGTTGTAATGTTTGGTTTTGGTTATGCACTTGTGCCTCTATATGATGTTTTTTGTGAAGTCACTGGGCTGAATGGAAAGACAGGACGTATTTACAATGCAGAAGCGTCAAAGTTAATTGTAGACACTCAACGATTTGTTACGATTCACTTTGATTCGAATATAAATGGTAATTTAGCTTGGAAATTAAAAGCCGATCAAAAGTTTTTAAAGGTTAATCCAGGTAAATTTTATGTTGTGACCTATACCGTTGAAAATATGATTAGTGAGGAAATTATTGGGCAGGCAATACCAAGTGTTACGCCTCAAATTGCATCACTTTATTTAAAAAAGTCAGAGTGTTTTTGTTTTAGGAATCAAGTATTAAAGCCCGGTGAGAGTAAAAAACTTACTGTACGGTTTGAGGTGGATAAAGATATTCCTAAAAATGTGGAATCACTTACTCTTTCTTACACTTTTTTCAGAGCTTTGAAAGATGACAAAAAGGCAAGTTAA
- a CDS encoding twin transmembrane helix small protein, translating to MSGELLFKILVIAILLFILLSLSGGLFFLIKDKKKNSNRMVTSLSFRVGLSLLLFFLLFYGFYSGLIHPHGM from the coding sequence ATGAGCGGTGAATTATTATTTAAGATTCTTGTAATTGCAATTCTATTATTTATACTTCTATCCCTTTCGGGTGGGCTTTTCTTTCTAATCAAAGATAAAAAAAAGAATTCTAACAGAATGGTTACATCGCTTTCCTTTAGAGTTGGGCTTTCTCTTCTTTTATTCTTCCTGCTTTTTTATGGATTTTATTCTGGCCTGATTCATCCTCATGGCATGTAA
- the cyoE gene encoding heme o synthase — protein sequence MLNSLKKNALNLKVDLKNFLVLCKLRVNSLIVFTAVIGMFLATPGMVPFNLLLSSILGIAFVSFAAAAFNCLIEQKIDAVMARTKGRPIGTGQLSSERTVVYASILGGIGLAILFYYVNSLTMWLTLATFFSYSVIYTIFLKPATPMNIVIGGASGAMPPILGWAAVNNTVGPEALILFLIIFCWTPPHFWALALYRRNDYAKVGIPMLPVTHGESFTLLQIVLYTIILIIVTMAPFSLGMSGLIYLICATILNAFFLYYVIMLYKKYSDKLSMKTFRYSIIYLSLIFSAMLVDHYFKFTLY from the coding sequence ATGCTTAACTCTCTTAAAAAAAATGCTTTGAATCTTAAGGTTGATTTAAAGAATTTTTTAGTTCTTTGCAAGTTGCGAGTTAATTCTCTTATTGTTTTTACTGCTGTGATAGGAATGTTTTTAGCTACCCCAGGGATGGTGCCATTTAATCTATTACTAAGCTCTATTTTGGGTATTGCTTTTGTCTCGTTTGCAGCAGCAGCTTTTAATTGCCTGATTGAACAAAAAATAGATGCTGTGATGGCAAGAACAAAAGGAAGGCCAATAGGGACAGGGCAATTGTCATCCGAACGCACTGTAGTTTATGCAAGTATTTTGGGAGGTATTGGATTAGCAATTCTTTTTTATTATGTGAACTCTCTAACAATGTGGCTTACTCTTGCAACTTTTTTCTCTTACTCTGTCATTTATACAATTTTTCTTAAGCCTGCTACGCCAATGAATATTGTTATTGGTGGTGCCTCTGGCGCCATGCCTCCTATTTTAGGGTGGGCAGCAGTTAATAATACTGTTGGACCGGAAGCGCTAATTTTATTTTTAATTATCTTCTGCTGGACGCCACCTCATTTTTGGGCATTGGCACTTTACCGGAGAAATGATTATGCAAAAGTAGGTATACCAATGTTACCTGTCACACACGGCGAGTCTTTCACATTATTACAAATTGTTCTATATACAATCATTTTGATTATTGTGACTATGGCGCCATTTAGTCTTGGTATGAGTGGGCTTATTTATTTAATTTGTGCCACTATTCTTAATGCCTTTTTCTTGTACTATGTAATTATGCTTTATAAAAAGTACTCAGATAAATTGTCCATGAAAACATTTAGATATTCTATTATCTATTTAAGTTTGATTTTTTCTGCGATGTTAGTTGACCATTATTTTAAATTTACTCTGTATTAA
- a CDS encoding peroxiredoxin family protein, translating into MAKKSLWLLFVLLALLVLFFLSLTANKKVPEIRVTSITGEAFQLYQVKNNFTIINFWATDCPGCIKEMPGLAATYNQFRGQGLEIIAVSMSYDPPNHVLNFTQKNKIPFPVVLDIDGQIAQSFENIRLTPTSILIDKNGKIIDKVIGELDFNKLNALLKKHLDS; encoded by the coding sequence ATGGCAAAAAAATCTCTCTGGCTGTTATTCGTTTTATTAGCTCTTTTAGTCTTATTTTTTTTGTCATTAACTGCAAATAAAAAAGTTCCTGAGATTCGGGTTACTTCAATTACTGGTGAAGCTTTCCAGCTTTATCAAGTTAAAAACAATTTTACAATCATCAATTTTTGGGCAACCGACTGTCCAGGATGTATCAAAGAAATGCCAGGTCTAGCTGCTACTTATAATCAATTCAGAGGGCAAGGTTTGGAAATTATCGCTGTATCTATGAGTTATGACCCGCCAAATCATGTCTTAAATTTTACTCAAAAGAATAAAATCCCTTTTCCTGTTGTGCTAGACATTGACGGTCAAATTGCACAATCATTTGAGAACATTCGTCTTACACCAACTTCAATACTAATTGATAAAAATGGAAAAATCATTGATAAAGTCATAGGAGAATTAGATTTTAATAAATTAAATGCTCTTTTGAAAAAGCATCTAGATTCCTAA
- a CDS encoding SURF1 family protein encodes MDRADQKKIINMAFVERQNKPPTHLNKETIQMPIKDIIWRHVTLSGEFLNDKNIILDNQIREEKAGFLIYTPFKILDSNKIILINRGWYPLTNSRKDILDIPPIKEMQTIEGQVSQMPSSGISLGKVVTEKLNESSFRLQKMDYEVLSSLISKDLMGYEVKLRKPIFDKTYVVDSGTPVPDSDKNYGYAFQWFAMAFTLFIIFIRLGVKKK; translated from the coding sequence ATGGACCGTGCCGATCAAAAAAAGATAATTAATATGGCATTTGTCGAAAGACAAAATAAGCCGCCAACACATTTGAATAAAGAAACTATCCAAATGCCAATAAAGGATATTATTTGGCGCCACGTTACTTTGAGCGGGGAGTTTTTAAATGACAAGAATATTATTCTAGACAATCAAATTCGTGAAGAAAAAGCAGGCTTTCTCATTTATACCCCTTTTAAAATTTTAGACTCTAATAAAATTATCTTAATTAATAGGGGCTGGTATCCTCTAACCAATTCAAGAAAAGATATTCTTGATATACCTCCTATTAAAGAGATGCAAACAATTGAAGGTCAAGTTAGTCAAATGCCCTCTTCTGGTATTTCACTAGGAAAAGTAGTAACTGAAAAATTAAATGAGTCGTCTTTTAGGCTTCAGAAGATGGATTATGAAGTTTTAAGCTCTTTAATAAGCAAAGATTTAATGGGGTATGAAGTTAAACTCAGAAAACCAATTTTTGATAAGACTTATGTTGTAGATTCAGGTACCCCAGTCCCGGACAGTGATAAAAATTACGGTTATGCATTTCAGTGGTTTGCGATGGCATTTACTCTTTTCATTATTTTTATAAGATTAGGCGTAAAAAAGAAATGA
- a CDS encoding DUF2244 domain-containing protein: MIQIKKSKKGTLDEFILRPNPSMPWRVIKKIYLFFFIFILIISLILCYFGLYLAIPFYGIEVLLLGYALYFTCLKSTFYQIIRISSRLIEIKTIQGKKIIREEFNRDWSKFRLVTTYFNRPSYIVISSKGKNTRIGDFLCEKERLELFKKIS, from the coding sequence ATGATTCAAATCAAAAAGTCAAAGAAAGGCACTTTAGACGAATTTATTCTTCGGCCAAATCCATCTATGCCATGGAGAGTGATTAAAAAAATATATCTTTTTTTCTTTATCTTTATTCTCATAATTTCCTTAATACTCTGTTACTTTGGATTGTATCTAGCGATTCCTTTTTACGGCATTGAAGTGCTTTTGCTTGGATATGCTTTATATTTCACTTGTCTTAAAAGTACCTTTTATCAAATTATAAGAATCAGTTCCCGCTTAATTGAAATTAAAACTATTCAAGGGAAAAAAATAATTAGAGAGGAGTTTAATCGAGACTGGAGTAAATTTAGACTTGTAACAACATACTTTAATCGACCTAGCTATATAGTCATAAGCTCTAAGGGAAAAAATACTCGTATTGGAGATTTTTTATGCGAGAAAGAGCGCTTAGAATTGTTTAAAAAAATCTCATGA